A genomic segment from Syntrophotalea acetylenivorans encodes:
- a CDS encoding DUF4388 domain-containing protein, giving the protein MKQTSIDSSGRLALPFYAAKELGGHSLELASHGPGHLFVIDPENPVQMAGRLGDIALVDLLSFFNMFRKTGVLCLELKGGRKEIYFKLGEIVFATSTFAEEHLCEILYDQGKLDRDALHKARQLAGSQAQIGKCLVEKKIVTAKDLWLASRYQVEVSIYNLFLAAEGSFYYEDREVEEDQAVRLSTSTQNLIMEGLRRVDERTLFMRQIRSLETIPMPTDKEATNLGEQEQVMLDVIGRGRLNVKSVLRRSGVAELDGLRLLHQLVSKGLVRIEDAPSFAIGGDIGEMLKVFNGVLVLLYRRIVENNPRFNDELRNFLRAVPSPFSYVFRDVALLDDGSVDGGRILANLAGLEERDKKKLLAEALSELVYMECHAARRDLGNAASAELLQRVQEIPRRIKNILERKS; this is encoded by the coding sequence ATGAAACAAACCAGTATCGATAGCAGTGGCCGGTTGGCGCTGCCCTTTTATGCGGCTAAGGAGCTCGGCGGCCATTCTTTGGAGCTTGCTTCCCATGGGCCTGGCCACCTGTTTGTGATTGATCCCGAAAATCCTGTGCAGATGGCTGGTCGGCTGGGTGATATTGCCCTGGTTGACTTGTTGTCCTTTTTTAACATGTTTCGCAAGACCGGGGTGCTATGCCTGGAACTCAAAGGCGGCCGCAAAGAAATTTATTTCAAACTGGGTGAGATTGTCTTTGCGACCAGCACCTTTGCCGAAGAACATCTCTGCGAGATTCTTTATGATCAGGGTAAGCTCGACCGGGATGCCCTGCACAAGGCCCGTCAGTTGGCGGGTAGTCAGGCTCAGATCGGCAAATGTCTGGTGGAAAAGAAAATTGTTACCGCCAAGGATCTCTGGCTTGCCAGTCGCTATCAGGTGGAAGTGAGTATATATAATCTCTTCCTGGCGGCTGAAGGCAGCTTTTATTACGAGGACCGGGAGGTCGAAGAGGACCAGGCGGTAAGGCTGTCCACCAGCACCCAGAATCTGATTATGGAGGGGCTGCGGCGGGTCGATGAACGGACCCTGTTCATGCGCCAGATTCGCTCTTTGGAAACGATTCCCATGCCCACGGACAAAGAGGCGACGAACCTCGGTGAGCAGGAACAGGTGATGCTCGATGTTATTGGGCGCGGTCGGCTCAATGTCAAGTCGGTTTTACGGCGCAGTGGCGTTGCCGAGCTCGACGGGTTGCGTTTGTTGCACCAGCTGGTAAGCAAGGGGCTTGTTCGCATTGAGGATGCTCCCTCTTTTGCCATTGGCGGCGATATTGGCGAGATGCTCAAAGTGTTCAACGGCGTGCTCGTTCTTCTGTATCGTCGAATTGTCGAAAACAACCCCCGGTTCAATGATGAGTTGCGCAATTTCTTGAGGGCTGTTCCTTCTCCCTTCTCCTACGTGTTTCGGGATGTTGCCTTGCTTGATGACGGCTCTGTGGATGGAGGACGGATTTTAGCCAATCTGGCCGGTCTCGAAGAACGGGACAAAAAGAAGTTGCTCGCCGAAGCACTGAGTGAGCTGGTTTATATGGAGTGCCACGCAGCGCGCCGTGATCTCGGCAACGCTGCATCTGCCGAATTATTGCAACGGGTGCAGGAAATCCCCCGGCGGATCAAAAATATTCTGGAGAGAAAATCATGA
- a CDS encoding proline--tRNA ligase: protein MRYSQYLLTTLKETPADAEIVSHQLMLRAGMIRKVAAGIYNYLPFGLRAVRKVEEIVRQEMEKAGALELLMPMVVPAELWQESQRWEQYGKELLRLKDRKDSDFCLGPTHEEVITDIVRGAVRSYRQLPLNLYQIQSKFRDEIRPRFGLMRGREFIMKDAYSFDLDEAGADAAYEKMFQAYRRIFERCGLKFRAVEADTGNIGGSSSHEFMVLAESGEDAIVSCSSCQYAANVEKAELIATAEATPEPAMDLQKVATPGMKSVEEVTTYLEVTPQRLVKTLVLQTDGGETVAVLLRGDRELNDIKLCRLLGCNEVTLASEEVVQQVTGAPSGFAGPVGLELRVLADHEVAAMADFIVGANAADSHYAGVNLQRDFTVEAFADLRLTVAGDPCPRCASPLESWRGIEVGHIFKLGTKYSEALGATVLDDQGKDRVLIMGCYGIGIGRTVASAIEQNHDENGIIFPLPIAPFQVLIAVVNPKDEAVLKASEDLYQSLQQAGVEVLLDDRDERPGSKFKDADLLGIPLRLTVGTRGLKEEAVELQRRKDGERTMLPLAGAAELLAEEVRQALAL from the coding sequence ATGCGCTATTCCCAATACCTGCTCACCACCCTTAAGGAAACCCCCGCTGACGCTGAGATCGTCAGCCATCAACTCATGCTGCGGGCGGGCATGATCCGTAAGGTTGCCGCCGGCATCTACAACTATCTGCCTTTTGGATTGCGTGCAGTGCGTAAGGTGGAAGAGATCGTTCGTCAGGAAATGGAGAAGGCTGGAGCTCTGGAGCTGCTCATGCCGATGGTTGTCCCAGCTGAGTTGTGGCAGGAATCGCAGCGCTGGGAGCAGTACGGCAAGGAACTGTTGCGACTCAAGGATCGTAAAGATAGTGACTTCTGTCTGGGACCTACCCATGAGGAAGTTATTACCGACATCGTAAGGGGTGCGGTACGCTCCTACCGACAATTGCCTCTCAATTTATACCAGATTCAGTCCAAATTTCGCGACGAGATCCGGCCCCGTTTCGGCCTGATGCGCGGTCGTGAATTTATCATGAAGGATGCCTATTCCTTTGATCTCGATGAGGCCGGTGCCGATGCCGCGTACGAAAAGATGTTCCAGGCTTATCGAAGAATTTTTGAACGCTGTGGCCTGAAATTTCGAGCGGTTGAAGCCGATACCGGAAATATCGGCGGTTCTTCCTCTCATGAATTTATGGTTCTAGCCGAATCGGGCGAGGATGCTATTGTCTCTTGTAGCAGCTGCCAATATGCCGCCAACGTAGAGAAGGCGGAGCTGATCGCCACTGCCGAGGCGACACCGGAGCCAGCGATGGATCTGCAGAAGGTGGCCACCCCCGGTATGAAGTCGGTGGAAGAAGTGACGACCTATCTTGAGGTTACTCCCCAGCGCCTGGTCAAGACTCTGGTTCTGCAGACCGATGGCGGAGAGACCGTAGCGGTGCTGTTGCGCGGTGATCGGGAACTGAACGACATCAAGCTTTGCCGTTTGCTCGGCTGCAACGAGGTGACTCTGGCCAGCGAAGAGGTCGTGCAGCAGGTCACCGGCGCGCCCAGCGGTTTTGCCGGTCCGGTCGGTCTTGAATTGCGAGTGCTGGCCGACCACGAAGTGGCGGCCATGGCCGATTTTATTGTCGGTGCCAACGCTGCCGACAGTCACTATGCCGGTGTTAATCTGCAGAGGGACTTTACCGTTGAAGCCTTTGCCGATCTGCGCTTGACCGTGGCGGGCGATCCCTGTCCCCGCTGCGCAAGTCCGTTGGAGAGTTGGCGAGGGATTGAAGTGGGGCATATCTTCAAGCTCGGCACCAAGTATTCCGAAGCGTTGGGTGCTACGGTTCTCGACGATCAGGGCAAAGACCGGGTGTTGATCATGGGCTGTTACGGCATCGGTATCGGTCGAACCGTTGCCTCGGCTATCGAACAGAATCACGACGAAAATGGAATTATCTTTCCGCTGCCCATCGCGCCTTTCCAGGTGTTGATTGCAGTGGTTAATCCTAAGGATGAAGCGGTCTTGAAGGCCTCTGAAGATCTCTATCAGTCGTTACAGCAGGCTGGTGTCGAGGTGCTGTTGGATGATCGCGACGAACGCCCGGGCAGCAAGTTTAAGGATGCCGACCTTCTCGGTATTCCCCTGCGACTGACGGTCGGCACCCGTGGTCTTAAAGAGGAGGCGGTGGAGCTGCAGCGGCGCAAAGACGGTGAGCGGACTATGCTGCCTCTGGCAGGGGCTGCGGAACTCCTTGCCGAGGAAGTCCGCCAGGCCTTGGCCCTATAA
- a CDS encoding AAA family ATPase, giving the protein MITGDNDLNRLTLAAQGLDLRDIDGALRLARVTRDAGAEGIRAALFQDKKQLLARTGIMEFVDNELNVDQVGGMENLKHWMDKREQAFGAEELASGNNLPKGVLMMGISGCGKSMFVKAIAARWQLPLVRLDMSTVYEGTYGSPESSLRQACSLAESLSPCVLWIDEIEAGISNQGFKSEGGAASRVLGYFLTWMQEKRAPVFVAATANAIEMLPAEMLRKGRFDEIFYIALPSVEEREEIFNIHLRRRDFQPADFSPSMLAHSTKGFSGAEIEQAVAGASFEALAQGRPMNQQDIMEAIGRTVPISVTMAEQIKKIEAWAFKRAVPASKNGGR; this is encoded by the coding sequence ATGATTACCGGTGATAACGACCTGAATCGTCTGACCCTGGCTGCCCAGGGCCTCGATTTGCGTGACATCGACGGTGCTCTACGCCTGGCCCGTGTCACCCGGGATGCGGGAGCCGAAGGAATTCGTGCTGCCCTGTTTCAAGACAAGAAGCAGCTATTGGCCCGCACCGGCATCATGGAATTCGTCGACAACGAACTCAATGTCGATCAAGTCGGAGGCATGGAAAACCTTAAGCATTGGATGGACAAACGGGAGCAGGCCTTCGGCGCCGAAGAACTGGCTTCCGGCAACAACCTGCCCAAAGGCGTCCTGATGATGGGTATCAGCGGATGTGGCAAAAGCATGTTTGTCAAAGCCATTGCCGCCCGCTGGCAGCTGCCCCTGGTGCGTCTCGATATGTCTACCGTCTACGAAGGAACCTACGGCTCTCCGGAAAGCAGCCTGCGCCAGGCCTGCAGTCTGGCCGAGTCGCTCTCCCCCTGCGTGCTGTGGATCGATGAAATCGAGGCCGGGATTTCCAACCAGGGCTTCAAGTCCGAAGGCGGCGCAGCATCCCGGGTGCTCGGCTATTTTCTCACTTGGATGCAGGAAAAACGCGCGCCGGTATTTGTGGCCGCCACGGCCAACGCTATCGAAATGCTACCGGCAGAGATGCTGCGCAAAGGAAGGTTCGATGAAATCTTTTACATCGCTCTGCCTAGCGTCGAAGAGCGGGAAGAAATCTTCAATATCCATTTGCGGCGGCGTGACTTCCAACCGGCGGACTTCTCGCCGTCGATGCTGGCTCATTCAACGAAGGGTTTTTCCGGCGCCGAAATCGAACAGGCGGTGGCCGGAGCCTCCTTCGAGGCCCTGGCCCAAGGCCGCCCCATGAACCAACAGGATATTATGGAGGCCATCGGCCGCACTGTGCCTATTTCGGTAACCATGGCCGAGCAGATCAAAAAGATCGAGGCCTGGGCCTTTAAACGGGCAGTACCGGCCAGTAAAAACGGCGGCCGCTGA
- a CDS encoding pyridoxal phosphate-dependent aminotransferase: protein MSIHRSHRADSVTPFLAMEVMERAQALEAAGRDIIYLCLGEPDLPTPAPVVNRAIAAIEQGQTRYTHSLGDRAIRQAIADHYRNRYRVTVDPDCVLVSAGTSPLMLLLFSMLLDPGDEVILSDPSYACYPDFIRFAGGVPRQLRTLETAGFQPHPAKVRPLVNDRTRAVLINSPSNPTGSLLPTAWLKELAQLPVPLVSDEIYHGLTYEGEEHSALEFSDQAFVLGGFSKAYAMTGWRLGYLIAPAEAMRTLQTLHQNFMICASSFVQQAGISALEDCQTDLCRMRATYNERRLFLLQGLQDLGLKIKSQPAGAFYILADSRHISADSLKLAMEILEQTGVALTPGIDFGAGAEGFLRFSYANSRENIDTALQRLAPFFKAWA, encoded by the coding sequence ATGTCCATCCATCGTTCACACCGCGCCGACTCCGTAACGCCCTTTCTGGCCATGGAGGTCATGGAGCGAGCCCAAGCCCTTGAAGCGGCTGGCCGCGATATTATCTATCTCTGCCTGGGAGAACCGGACCTACCAACACCGGCACCCGTTGTCAACCGGGCCATTGCCGCCATTGAACAGGGCCAAACCCGTTATACCCACTCTCTGGGTGATCGGGCAATCCGGCAAGCCATTGCCGATCATTACCGAAACCGCTACCGGGTAACCGTCGATCCAGACTGCGTGCTGGTGTCAGCCGGAACCAGTCCGCTGATGCTTCTGCTGTTCTCCATGCTGCTCGACCCAGGTGACGAGGTTATTCTCAGCGATCCAAGCTACGCCTGCTATCCGGACTTTATCCGGTTTGCCGGCGGCGTGCCTCGCCAGCTGCGCACCTTGGAAACGGCCGGGTTCCAGCCGCATCCGGCCAAGGTCCGCCCCTTGGTAAACGACCGTACTCGGGCAGTGCTGATCAACTCACCCTCCAACCCGACCGGCAGCCTGCTACCAACAGCCTGGCTGAAAGAACTGGCTCAACTACCAGTGCCTCTTGTTTCCGACGAAATCTACCACGGCCTGACTTATGAAGGAGAAGAACACAGCGCTCTGGAGTTCAGCGACCAGGCCTTTGTCCTCGGTGGGTTCTCCAAGGCCTATGCCATGACCGGCTGGAGACTGGGGTACCTTATCGCGCCGGCGGAGGCCATGCGTACGTTACAGACGCTGCATCAAAACTTCATGATCTGCGCCAGCAGTTTTGTTCAACAGGCCGGCATCAGCGCCCTTGAAGATTGCCAGACCGACCTCTGCCGCATGCGGGCCACCTACAATGAACGCCGCCTGTTTCTGCTGCAGGGACTACAAGATCTGGGGCTAAAGATCAAAAGCCAGCCCGCTGGGGCCTTTTACATTCTGGCCGATAGCCGCCACATCTCTGCCGACTCCTTGAAATTAGCGATGGAAATCCTTGAACAAACCGGCGTTGCCCTGACTCCGGGCATCGATTTCGGTGCCGGAGCCGAAGGTTTTTTACGTTTCTCCTATGCCAATTCCCGAGAGAATATCGACACCGCCTTGCAGCGACTTGCTCCCTTTTTCAAAGCCTGGGCCTGA
- a CDS encoding DUF362 domain-containing protein, whose product MGTHYITEDCINCGACDDICPVDAISEKGEIHVIDQELCTDCGICDDVCPVDVIMTG is encoded by the coding sequence ATGGGAACACATTACATTACGGAAGACTGTATCAATTGTGGAGCCTGCGACGATATCTGTCCGGTGGATGCTATCAGCGAAAAAGGTGAAATCCATGTGATCGATCAGGAATTATGTACCGACTGTGGAATCTGCGACGACGTGTGCCCGGTCGATGTCATTATGACCGGTTGA
- a CDS encoding sulfide/dihydroorotate dehydrogenase-like FAD/NAD-binding protein: MFPIVSNDLIAPNLYRMVIRAPRIARSRQPGQFVIVHADQEAERIPLTIADADIDRGTVTLFVQAVGYSTCRLTALPAGTSLRDLAGPLGRPTEIKPWGRVACIGGGVGTAVLYPLAKALAEAGNQVISVIGGRNADLIILADELAEFCVEVLVATEDGSRGRQGFVTHVLQGLIADPRSIPQAVYAVGPVPMMKAVTEMTRPHQIRTIVSLNPIMIDGTGMCGGCRVVVGGELKFACVDGPEFDGHLVDFDLLADRLSTYRTEECKMIRKLPEQQRPEQRNQ; the protein is encoded by the coding sequence ATGTTCCCCATCGTCAGCAACGACCTTATCGCCCCCAACCTGTATCGCATGGTGATTCGCGCACCGCGAATTGCCCGGTCTCGGCAGCCCGGCCAGTTTGTTATTGTACATGCAGATCAAGAAGCCGAGCGCATTCCCCTGACCATTGCCGACGCGGATATCGACCGGGGAACCGTCACCCTCTTTGTTCAGGCGGTCGGCTATTCGACCTGCCGTCTGACGGCCTTGCCGGCCGGAACCTCCTTGCGTGATCTGGCCGGCCCCCTTGGCCGACCGACGGAAATCAAACCCTGGGGGCGGGTCGCCTGCATCGGTGGCGGTGTCGGCACAGCGGTACTCTACCCTCTCGCAAAAGCCCTGGCCGAAGCCGGCAACCAGGTGATCAGCGTCATCGGCGGCCGTAACGCCGACCTCATTATCCTGGCCGACGAACTGGCAGAGTTTTGCGTCGAAGTGCTGGTAGCCACTGAAGATGGCAGCCGCGGCAGGCAAGGCTTTGTCACCCATGTTCTGCAGGGACTTATCGCCGACCCCCGCTCGATACCGCAAGCGGTCTACGCCGTCGGCCCGGTACCGATGATGAAAGCCGTAACCGAGATGACTCGCCCTCATCAGATTCGCACCATTGTCAGCCTTAATCCGATCATGATCGATGGGACCGGCATGTGTGGCGGCTGCCGGGTGGTGGTTGGCGGCGAACTTAAATTTGCCTGTGTAGACGGACCGGAGTTTGACGGCCATTTAGTTGATTTCGATTTATTGGCCGACCGGCTTTCCACCTATCGCACGGAAGAATGTAAAATGATCCGGAAACTTCCAGAGCAGCAACGCCCGGAGCAACGCAATCAATAG